A window of Candidatus Zixiibacteriota bacterium genomic DNA:
AGAATTCTCTATGGAAGCGGCATCGCTCACAAGGGTGGCGGAGGCACTTCTTGTACCCGCAAAAACTATCGAATCGCACCTGACATCTAAAGTACTGTTTGTATCCGGGTAAACCAGAGGAATGACAAATGAACCCACGTGCTCATCATTATATACATAAACATCCACAACTACCTGAGAACTAGGCAGTACCTTCTCTATACGTTGAATTATGCAGGTGTCTGGAACTCCAGGATCCTGAGCCAAGGCAAAATTAAAGCTTATCAAACTAAAGACTACCAGAAAAAAGATTAAGGTTAGTGAATTTCTCTTCATATTTCACCCCTCTCCTGTTAAATTTTTAAGGTTTGTGCTTTCCTCTCTCCTTCTTTCTACCTCTTTAGCTATGAGATAAAACAAATCACCTCCTCAAGTTAAAAATATAAGAATGTAACTTTAACTTATATTCATTTTTTGTTATATAAACAAATCCTCCAAGCTTGTCAACAAAAAAATTTAATTTTTTTAATTTTTTTTAACAACCAATACCAGGTGGAGGACCTCCCTTGAAAAGATAGCTCACCAGATATACCACGTCTGCAACCGTAATGGCATGATCGCAATTGGCATCCCCTATGTAAGGAGGATTGGACTGTGGTCCACCTTTAAAAAGATAGTTGATCAAGAATATCACGTCTGATACGTTAACTTTATTATCTCCACTGGCATCTCCCCATAAAGGCGTCCCTATAATGACTCCGCCTGTCCTATAATGAGGCACGTAATCCCCGAATATGGTTGAAGTATAATCTAAATAGGAACCCCAGATGATTGCAGTGTCTAACTCTATGGTATCATTAACCACTGCTGCAGAATCTATGGAGAAATACAAATTAGCTAAAAGTCCGCTACCAGCAGGAAGAGGATTACTGCTATTCTGTAAGGTCAAAGAGATGGTTTGGTTATAGTTATCTACGCTAACATTCTTAATCGGAAAACTCTCTACCCTGCTGCCGATGAAATTTACTGAATCACATCTTACAGGAGCACTCCCATGACCATAGCGCATAGGTATGATTAACCTGGAGCAGGTTAGAGAATTGTTCCCGTAAACCGGAACCTTGACTCCGGTCTGTTGAGGTATCCCCTTTGAATAGTTAGGCCCTGCTGTATCTGCAGTTACCCCGATCAAAACACCTTCAGTATTGGTGCCCCAGGTTCCGGAAACAGAATAAGAGCAGGTATAAAGACCAGGGTTCAGATAGGTATGAGATGTGTCAAAACCTGAAGTGGATTTGCTTGCAGTATCACCATCCCCAAAATCCCATTTCCAATAGTAGAGCCCATCCCCGGATGAAGAATCAAGAAACTGGACTGCAAAAGGAGCTTCTCCAAAGACATGATCTGCTGAAAACTTGGCATTTGGTAGATGGGATAAGGAGTTGTAGATGTTAATTCTCCCTGCTCCCAATTTTCCTTCATACCCTGGATTAAGGGTATCAATATTGTCTGCATAATTTTTTATAAGAGAGATCACCTGAGTTAAAGTGAGAGCAGGGACTTTCGACCTGAGTATTCCCACCATCCCGGTAACCATCGGAGCAGACATTGAGGTCCCGCCCATGGTGGCATAAGTAGGGGCATAATTTACCGCATAGGTACTGCGAATTTGGTCTCCTGGCGCGGATATATCCACGTAAGCTCCATAATTTGAAAACCCGGCTTTCTGGTCCCACTTGTTCGTGGCGGCAATAGCGATAACCTGAGGGAAAGTATTGACAAGATAGTCATACGGATTTTCCAGGTTATCATTTCCATACGCCTTGCAGAAGGCAATCCCCTGTGCTAAGGCA
This region includes:
- a CDS encoding S8 family serine peptidase, which gives rise to MKRRATCLMAGVALSLVFLYLNSWGGSSCKDAPGLLLVKFKPGVLVDYGLKKAGTALTGIVSVDQLNQKYNAKGLRKVFPEETSPSAPGSNLLDLSGFYEIEFPEESNLSELTSAYSQDPNLESVETVAICPVDVVNNDPDNQYHLYNVRAYGAWDNETGDTSINLGILDTGVLWSHPDLSLNIWTNKGEIAGNGIDDDTNGYVDDVRGWDFVNGGYLCNSAGGEDCSTPDNDPKDFHGHGTHVAGISAAVTNNSTGGAGLAGGWFPAKKGCKIMALRIGWDATDGNGYVSMDNAASAINYARRKGVVAINCSWGSSSNSALQAAVTNALAQGIAFCKAYGNDNLENPYDYLVNTFPQVIAIAATNKWDQKAGFSNYGAYVDISAPGDQIRSTYAVNYAPTYATMGGTSMSAPMVTGMVGILRSKVPALTLTQVISLIKNYADNIDTLNPGYEGKLGAGRINIYNSLSHLPNAKFSADHVFGEAPFAVQFLDSSSGDGLYYWKWDFGDGDTASKSTSGFDTSHTYLNPGLYTCSYSVSGTWGTNTEGVLIGVTADTAGPNYSKGIPQQTGVKVPVYGNNSLTCSRLIIPMRYGHGSAPVRCDSVNFIGSRVESFPIKNVSVDNYNQTISLTLQNSSNPLPAGSGLLANLYFSIDSAAVVNDTIELDTAIIWGSYLDYTSTIFGDYVPHYRTGGVIIGTPLWGDASGDNKVNVSDVIFLINYLFKGGPQSNPPYIGDANCDHAITVADVVYLVSYLFKGGPPPGIGC